GCGCAAGACTGGATTCGGAGAACCCGCTGCCGATCATCAGGGATCGCGGTGTCGGCAGGGATTGGCTGAAGCGCATGGGCTTCGAATAGGGTGCTCTATCCTATCGTTTTTTCCAGCATTGCCAGCCAGTTGCGATAGGCGATCTTCTCAATCAGCGCGTGGCCGAAACCGCGTGCCGCCAGTGCATCGATGAGCTTCGGCAGGCCGGCGACGTCACCGATCACGGCCGGGATCATGGCGCCGTCGAAATCGGAGCCCAGACCGACACCGTCCTCGCCCAGGGCCTGCAAAAGGGAATCGATGTGGCGCACCATGAGGTCGAGGCTGGTATCGGCATTCATGCGGCCGTCCTCGCGCAAAAACCCGGTGGCGAAATTCAGCCCGACCATGCCGCCGGATTCGCGGATCGCGCCGAGCTGCCAGTCGGTGAGGTTGCGCGAATGGCCGCATATCGCATGCACGTTGGAGTGGGTGGCGACCAGGGGCGCGTCGCTGAGGCCCACGACATCGCGAAAGCCCTTCTCGTTGAGATGCGAGAGGTCGATCATGATTTTGAGTTCGTTGCAGGCCTTGACCAGCGCCTTGCCGGCATCGGTCAGGCCCGGGCCGGTGTCGGGCGAGGACGGAAAGCGGAACGGCACGCCGTGGCCGAAGGCGTTCGGCCGGCTCCAGACGATGCCGAGCGAACGCAAGCCGGCCGCATGCAGCACGTCGAGCATGGTGAGTTCAGGATCGATTGCCTCGACGCCCTCGATGTGGAACACGGCGGCAATCGTGCCTTTGGCCATGGCGTTGCGGATATCGCCGGCACTGCGGCAGACGGCAAGCGCTCCCGCCCGCTCGAGCCGGAACAGGATCGAGGCCATGGCGATCGTCGAATTGAGCGCATCGGCGCGCGGCACCTCTGGCGGCAGCGGCTCGCTGGCGCTCGGCGCCGAGGGCACGGCGCTGCGCCTGGCCTTTTCGACCGGCGGCGGGAAGATGGCGAACATGCCGCCGGCGAAGCCACCAGCCTTGGCGCGCGGCAGGTCGATATGCCCGCCCGATTTCCCTTCGACGAACAGCTTTTCAACGTCCGTATCCTTCGACTGATAGAGTCTGAGCAGCGTGTCGTTATGGCCGTCGAAGACGGGGACGAGGTCTGTTTCGGTCATCGGGGGATCATTCAATTCGTTTGTCGGCGCGGCGATATACCCTATCTAGGCAAGATGCACGGTCGGCGCAAATTACAATGCCGGCCGGCAGCGGGGACTGCCCCTTTTGTCCCCCGCTGCTGCCTACCAAAAAGTGCCTGCGCGCCTACTGCTTCAACACATCGGCCCATTCCGGGTGTCGCCGGAACTGCGCATTGGCGAACGGGCAAAGCGGGATGATCTTCTTGCCTGCCGCGCGCGCGTCCTCGACCGCTCGGGTGACGAGCCGAAGCCCGGCACCCTGGCCACGAAACGCGTCCGGCACTTCAGTGTGATCGATGATGAGCTGATGCTCGCCGATCTTGGTGAAGGTCATCTCCGCCTCGGCGC
The genomic region above belongs to Mesorhizobium sp. B4-1-4 and contains:
- a CDS encoding dipeptidase, with product MTETDLVPVFDGHNDTLLRLYQSKDTDVEKLFVEGKSGGHIDLPRAKAGGFAGGMFAIFPPPVEKARRSAVPSAPSASEPLPPEVPRADALNSTIAMASILFRLERAGALAVCRSAGDIRNAMAKGTIAAVFHIEGVEAIDPELTMLDVLHAAGLRSLGIVWSRPNAFGHGVPFRFPSSPDTGPGLTDAGKALVKACNELKIMIDLSHLNEKGFRDVVGLSDAPLVATHSNVHAICGHSRNLTDWQLGAIRESGGMVGLNFATGFLREDGRMNADTSLDLMVRHIDSLLQALGEDGVGLGSDFDGAMIPAVIGDVAGLPKLIDALAARGFGHALIEKIAYRNWLAMLEKTIG
- a CDS encoding GNAT family N-acetyltransferase yields the protein MPDQLPEIELEDRGSKGRYVLRGPDGAEAEMTFTKIGEHQLIIDHTEVPDAFRGQGAGLRLVTRAVEDARAAGKKIIPLCPFANAQFRRHPEWADVLKQ